The genomic DNA ACGTAAACTGTTCCGCAACTGCCGCCTGGTTGGCCGTCGCTTCCGCCTGGCCCACGTCATGTTCGGCCCGGAAATCATCGAAGTCGCGACTTTCCGCGGGCATCATGAAGATGGTCAGTCCGATCGCGCCACCTCGCAGCGCGGTCAAAACGGTATGCTGCTGCGCGACAATATCTTCGGTTCCATCGAAGAAGACGCCCAGCGCCGCGACTTTACCATCAACAGCCTTTATTACAGCGTTGCCGACTTTACCGTACGCGATTACGTTGGCGGCATGCAGGATCTCAGCGACGGCGTGATTCGCCTGATCGGCGATCCGGAAACCCGCTACCGCGAAGACCCGGTGCGTATGCTGCGCGCCGTACGCTTTGCCGCGAAGCTGAGTATGCGCATCAGCCCGGAAACCGCCGAGCCGATTCCGCGGCTGGCCACCCTGATGAACGACGTGCCGCCGGCGCGCCTGTTTGAAGAAGCGCTGAAGCTGTTACAGGCGGGCTATGGTTACGACACCTACAAGCTGCTGTGCGAATACAACCTGTTCCAGCCGCTGTTCCCGACCATCACCCGCTACTTCACCGAAGATGGCGATAGCCCGATGGAGCGCATCATCGCGCAGGTGCTGAAGAACACCGATAACCGTATTCACAACGATATGCGCGTTAACCCGGCGTTCTTGTTCGCCGCGATGTTCTGGTATCCGCTGCTCGAAATGGCACAGAAAATTGCCCAGGAGAGCGGGCTGGCCTACTACGACGCCTTTGCGCTGGCCATGAATGAAGTGCTGGACGAAGCCTGCCGTTCGCTGGCCATACCGAAACGTATTACCACCCTGGTGCGGGATATCTGGCAGCTGCAGCTGCGCATGTCGCGCCGTCAGGGCAAGCGCGCGTGGAAGCTCATGGAGCACCCGAAATTCCGCGCGGCCTACGATCTGCTGGCGCTGCGTGCCGAAGCTGAACACAACGGCGAATTACAGCGTCTGTCCCAGTGGTGGAGCGAGTTTCAGGTGGTTGCGCCGCCGGCACAGAAAGAGATGCTCAACGATCTGGGCGATGAGCCTGACGCTCGCCGTCGCCATCGCCGCCCGCGTAAACGCGCGCCGCGTCGTGAAGGCTCTTCATGACCCTCGCTTATATTGCGCTCGGCAGTAATTTAGCCTCTCCGCTGGAGCAGGTTAATGCTGCCGTGCAAGCGATCGGCAACATCCCCGACAGCCGTATCGTGGCGGTCTCCTCGTATTACCGCACACCGCCATTAGGCCCGCAGGATCAGCCTGATTATCTGAACGCCACCGTAGCGCTGGAAACCACTCTCGCCGCCGAAGCACTGCTGGATCATACTCAACGTATTGAGCTGCAGCAGGGGCGCGTGCGCAAAGCCGAGCGTTGGGGGCCGCGCACGCTGGATCTCGATATTATGCTGTTCGGTGATGAGGTCATCCGTACCGAGCGCCTGACCGTCCCCCATTACGACATGAAAAACCGGGGTTTTATGCTGTGGCCGCTGTTTGAAATTGCCCCTGAGCTGCATTTCCCCGACGACGGACGCTCGCTGGCAGAATGCCTGCGCCAGCTCCCGCCCTGTCCCGACAGCTGGTAGACCGCATACCGATTATTCTCTCTGCAATGATTCAAACATACAGGTAAGCGCGCGCTGCGTTCCTGGCATGCCAGCCAGGCACAGGCTAATAACAGGCAATCACAAAAAAGACATTTAATGTGATATTAAATAATACTATTAATGTTTAATTTACATAATGAACACTGCTCGCCATCTTTTCGCGTAATATTTTATAAATTCATTATTCAATAATTCTAAACGCATTGTATTTATCAATATAAAAAATACATCATAGAAAAACCTTTCAATAAGCTCACTTTTCTCGAATGTTTTTTCATATCACTTTCTTATTTTATTCAGCAAAACATTTATATGCGACGTAAATTATCGTCTCAAATCATCAGATTACCACGTATTTTTCAAAACAAATGATCGACAACAAGAATATCATAGACAAAATCTCTTTATCTGAGGGATAAAAAAACAAAATAACATATTTAATTACAATGAATAAAATTTTTATATTTATATAGTAAATTTTACAACCCAGCACGATATCAGGTTTAATAGCCGTGAATTAACATAACATTTTGTTACATTTTTAATTCATCTATTACCACTCTATATAAGGATATTCGTTGTGAAGAAAAACATCATCGCGCTGTCGGTCGCGCTCTCTGCCGCACTGCTCTCCTCTTCTGCATTCGCCCTCGACGGCGGCCAGATCGATTTTGCCGGTCTGGTCAGCGACAATACCTGCATCCCACGCGTTAACGGTGGCAGCCAGGATGGCCAGGTTCAGTTGAACACCGCCAAAGTGGCAGATATCCAGG from Klebsiella sp. WP3-W18-ESBL-02 includes the following:
- the pcnB gene encoding polynucleotide adenylyltransferase PcnB, whose protein sequence is MFTRVANFCRKVLSREESEAENAIVKPAMTVIPREQHAISRKDISENALKVLYRLNKAGYEAYLVGGGVRDLLLGKKPKDFDVTTSATPEQVRKLFRNCRLVGRRFRLAHVMFGPEIIEVATFRGHHEDGQSDRATSQRGQNGMLLRDNIFGSIEEDAQRRDFTINSLYYSVADFTVRDYVGGMQDLSDGVIRLIGDPETRYREDPVRMLRAVRFAAKLSMRISPETAEPIPRLATLMNDVPPARLFEEALKLLQAGYGYDTYKLLCEYNLFQPLFPTITRYFTEDGDSPMERIIAQVLKNTDNRIHNDMRVNPAFLFAAMFWYPLLEMAQKIAQESGLAYYDAFALAMNEVLDEACRSLAIPKRITTLVRDIWQLQLRMSRRQGKRAWKLMEHPKFRAAYDLLALRAEAEHNGELQRLSQWWSEFQVVAPPAQKEMLNDLGDEPDARRRHRRPRKRAPRREGSS
- the folK gene encoding 2-amino-4-hydroxy-6-hydroxymethyldihydropteridine diphosphokinase, which produces MTLAYIALGSNLASPLEQVNAAVQAIGNIPDSRIVAVSSYYRTPPLGPQDQPDYLNATVALETTLAAEALLDHTQRIELQQGRVRKAERWGPRTLDLDIMLFGDEVIRTERLTVPHYDMKNRGFMLWPLFEIAPELHFPDDGRSLAECLRQLPPCPDSW